One window of the Candidatus Phycorickettsia trachydisci genome contains the following:
- a CDS encoding ankyrin repeat domain-containing protein, with product MNKDPNKNCSDYFASLLSSLAIKTDPAVDEASKLISDLSWSTCFKKNEVARSLILTILEKFGTEVPNHCGRRILHYAARIGDVQATQLILDKKANINCRAKDGETPLMAAAVNGRSDVVQLLLEKGAKVHYQYWSGRYDALDLAMRSSYSDYRYEDHIKIIKLLINAGSNINSNKPDCKTALKYAACHGSLELTRFLIEKGADLKLEGNKIALIIAAQKGHTEIVKLLLEKGVDSRFQDQHGDRALYYAFKNGHKDTVDALLSNKRINLSHLWYAIRKEQVELVELLLDSQTDINYQDVSGRTFLHYAVLAKSKMMVELLINKGIRVNIKDKNNESPLSYALRDSSYFKVIKPLLDANADIQFKNKKGNNPLHIVLSEFKDLTPYYSAGFKILRMFFDKGSSVKEKNNYGKSVLDLCNDPKLLFLLCSSPDVIQSMVNKKANLLIKHEDTVCGLITENYFCDREKLRAGVKIFKVFQSNSNKVKSYNIHRFANNLFDILIYYDALIALEPHTISEVMWYSSLLSTLGKYCLKSGIIKNKIEFTIFDRNANQELRKLGTKLIAKVWSIAPDEEMPARTCALNQTEVIEAIWSYLNLRDQVNFASIRPPKTQAIKINTEITIKEEQDMLENLGQTAYEKNAECHLM from the coding sequence ATGAATAAGGACCCTAATAAAAATTGCTCAGACTATTTTGCGTCTTTATTAAGTTCTCTAGCTATTAAAACTGATCCTGCGGTTGATGAAGCCAGTAAGTTAATAAGCGACTTATCTTGGTCTACTTGTTTTAAAAAAAACGAAGTAGCAAGAAGTTTAATCTTAACTATTCTGGAAAAGTTTGGAACCGAGGTTCCAAACCATTGCGGTAGAAGAATTTTGCATTATGCTGCTCGGATTGGTGATGTACAAGCAACACAATTAATTCTAGATAAAAAAGCAAATATAAATTGTAGAGCTAAAGACGGCGAAACTCCCCTAATGGCAGCTGCTGTTAATGGTCGCTCAGATGTTGTACAGCTGCTCTTAGAAAAAGGTGCAAAAGTACATTACCAATACTGGAGTGGTAGATACGATGCTTTAGATCTGGCGATGAGGTCATCATATTCAGATTATAGGTATGAAGATCATATAAAAATCATAAAATTACTCATCAACGCCGGCAGTAATATTAATTCTAATAAACCTGATTGTAAGACGGCTTTAAAGTATGCAGCATGCCATGGATCATTAGAATTAACTAGATTCTTAATAGAAAAAGGGGCGGATTTGAAGCTAGAAGGAAATAAAATAGCTTTAATCATAGCTGCTCAAAAAGGTCATACAGAAATTGTAAAATTACTTTTAGAAAAAGGAGTTGATTCCAGATTTCAAGACCAACATGGAGATAGAGCTTTGTATTATGCATTTAAGAATGGACATAAGGATACTGTAGATGCTTTATTAAGCAATAAGAGAATAAATTTAAGCCATTTATGGTATGCTATCCGTAAGGAACAAGTTGAATTAGTAGAACTGTTATTAGATAGCCAGACAGATATAAATTATCAAGATGTATCGGGGAGGACATTTTTGCACTACGCTGTACTTGCTAAGAGCAAGATGATGGTTGAACTTCTGATTAATAAAGGAATTAGGGTTAATATTAAAGATAAAAATAATGAATCCCCTTTAAGCTATGCCTTAAGAGATTCTAGTTACTTTAAAGTCATAAAGCCCCTTCTAGATGCTAATGCTGATATTCAATTCAAAAATAAAAAAGGAAATAATCCACTTCATATAGTCTTAAGCGAATTTAAAGATCTTACCCCATATTATTCAGCTGGATTCAAAATTTTAAGAATGTTTTTTGATAAAGGTAGTAGCGTAAAAGAAAAAAATAACTATGGCAAATCTGTTTTAGATTTATGCAATGATCCCAAACTACTATTCTTGTTATGTAGCTCACCAGATGTTATTCAGAGTATGGTAAATAAAAAAGCTAATTTATTAATTAAACATGAAGATACTGTTTGTGGATTAATTACAGAAAATTATTTTTGCGATCGCGAAAAGCTAAGAGCTGGAGTGAAAATCTTTAAGGTGTTTCAATCTAATTCAAATAAAGTTAAATCATACAATATTCATCGTTTTGCAAATAACCTTTTTGACATCTTGATCTATTACGACGCTCTAATTGCTCTTGAACCTCACACAATATCTGAAGTAATGTGGTATTCAAGTTTATTAAGCACATTAGGAAAATACTGCTTAAAATCCGGCATTATTAAAAATAAAATAGAGTTTACTATTTTTGACAGAAATGCTAATCAAGAACTAAGAAAATTAGGAACAAAGCTAATTGCTAAAGTTTGGTCGATAGCTCCTGATGAAGAAATGCCCGCTAGAACTTGCGCATTAAATCAAACAGAAGTTATTGAAGCTATATGGAGTTATTTAAATCTGCGTGACCAAGTTAATTTTGCT
- a CDS encoding ankyrin repeat domain-containing protein: protein MKQETIQDANTNYTDPMSEVAKRGNVKELAKLYASGARPINELVESPLRVAAAYGHLEVVKWLLKNDFVNINAASKLGLTALHIAILKGHKDIVKALVAQDGINVNVKNEKGITPLHLAAFEGHEQIVQLLLDQDEIDTEARSKDSHNFVDLAVGKNHLQVVKVIVAYNQVVIYEKNNWGRMAIHVAALNGAIDVVKFILDFDETLVDAKDKDGVTPL from the coding sequence ATGAAACAAGAAACCATCCAAGATGCTAATACTAATTATACTGACCCTATGTCTGAGGTGGCAAAAAGGGGAAATGTTAAAGAGTTAGCAAAGCTGTATGCAAGTGGAGCTAGACCGATTAATGAGTTAGTAGAAAGCCCTTTGAGGGTAGCTGCGGCATACGGACATTTGGAGGTAGTAAAGTGGCTTTTAAAAAATGATTTTGTTAATATTAATGCAGCAAGTAAGCTTGGTCTTACAGCCCTTCATATTGCAATCCTTAAAGGCCATAAGGATATAGTAAAAGCTCTTGTCGCCCAAGATGGGATTAACGTCAACGTAAAAAATGAGAAAGGCATTACTCCTTTACATCTAGCTGCTTTTGAAGGTCATGAGCAAATTGTGCAGCTTCTTTTGGATCAGGATGAGATAGATACAGAGGCTAGATCAAAAGATAGTCATAATTTTGTAGATTTAGCTGTTGGTAAGAACCATTTACAAGTTGTAAAAGTGATCGTAGCTTACAATCAAGTAGTTATTTATGAGAAAAATAATTGGGGAAGGATGGCTATACATGTGGCAGCTTTAAATGGGGCAATTGATGTTGTGAAATTTATTTTAGATTTTGATGAAACCCTTGTGGATGCTAAGGATAAAGATGGCGTCACCCCTTTATGA